The following coding sequences are from one Lycium ferocissimum isolate CSIRO_LF1 chromosome 3, AGI_CSIRO_Lferr_CH_V1, whole genome shotgun sequence window:
- the LOC132049546 gene encoding uncharacterized protein LOC132049546 gives MNPNNSTTPNFDNLLLQSLMNRLQIQPPPSNPPPFLSPQSLEDLLFNNNNLLSSSSSDDDENDNIYNNNQDSKTQLSKEESRLEKQIIRTILTGKIDSLKPNSGQAVTIGEHHICVGFHEDPGSDYRVWEWHGHIMLFDEENGYTPEYIYGNYFERVSVKLTTTKKKDEEEEEEEEEVEKVGNLGLKELIESGESNSDEGRILRRNMNAGSPRV, from the coding sequence ATGAATCCCAACAACTCCACAACCCCAAATTTTGACAACCTTCTTCTCCAATCCTTAATGAACAGACTCCAAATCCAACCACCTCCTTCAAACCCACCACCTTTTCTTTCACCTCAATCCCTTGAAGACCTtctcttcaacaacaacaacctcctttcttcttcctcctcagATGACGATGAAAACGacaacatatacaacaacaatcaaGATTCAAAAACCCAACTCTCTAAAGAAGAATCCCGTCTCGAAAAACAAATAATCCGGACAATACTTACTGGAAAAATTGATTCCCTTAAACCCAATTCAGGTCAGGCTGTTACAATTGGGGAGCATCATATTTGTGTTGGGTTTCATGAGGACCCGGGTTCGGATTATCGGGTATGGGAATGGCATGGACATATTATGTTGTTTGATGAGGAAAATGGGTATACACCTGAGTATATTTATGGGAATTATTTTGAGAGAGTTAGTGTTAAGTTGACTACGAcgaagaagaaagatgaagaagaggaggaagaggaagaagaagttgAGAAAGTGGGGAATTTGGGGTTGAAGGAGTTGATTGAATCGGGTGAATCGAATAGTGATGAGGGGAGGATTCTTAGGAGGAATATGAATGCTGGATCTCCAAG